The Lycium barbarum isolate Lr01 chromosome 11, ASM1917538v2, whole genome shotgun sequence genome contains the following window.
CCAAGCCTTCTTGGAACCAACTTGCATACAATGtaatattatatgttctctattaCAACATCTCGCTACAGCAGCCAAAAAATTCCGGATAAACAACGCCGTCATAGATAGGTTTGACTGTACATGGTAGTGTTTGACGACGCATGGTGTAACAAAGAAAAACTTTTGTGACATGCCAAAAGTGCCATAaaaacttgtggtcttaaatatacTATGACATTTCTGTGGCTATAAAagcatttcattaagggtaaaatgggtaatTTAGAATATAAAGAGTTTCTGAATATAGAACGGTATTATTCTTTTTGGaacagattaaaaaggaaaagGTGTCATATAAAATGGAACAGAGGGAGAAATACTACAAATGCTTTCCGGCTTCTTGCTTTTTGTTCTATTAGTTCGCAACTCTCATGTATCTATCTTGCAAGTGGACGCCATAGCAGATTGGTCAGCTAGAAAAAAACTATCGTCGTTCAATTTGAAGAGTCAATAATGGTACAGTATGTAAAATTTGAATCTTTCTGGGAGATCTTGGAATATGTTCAATGGGTTTATTCACGAATCACTTATGAAAAAGAAAATACTGAAGATCTTAAGGCAAGATAACAGAGAAGTTAGTGTGCACTTTTGTCTCATAACTCTGCATGTAGATTTTAGATTAGACACATAATAAGGGCTCAAAAAAGTGCTCACCGGTTTCAACATATTCTGGAGCAGCATAACCATATGTGCCCATAACACGAGTAGTTACGTGCGAGTTTCCACCGGAAGGCCCCAGTTTAGCCAAGCCAAAATCTGATATTTTTGCATTGTAATTCTACAAAGCAAAATGTGTGAAGTAGAAAGTTCAAAAAAAGATGTATAATAAAGTTGGAGCAAAAGATGAAGGAAAACATTTCATGAAAAGTTGTCGGAACATAAATTAGAAGCAGAGAtattcatgatatacatcagtACTTGTAAATGTTCAAATACATGAGATGAGTATCACACTAGGTAACTCGCCAACCACAAAAAGATAGGGAAGCAGACCTTACCCCATCAAGCAGTATGTTGGAGGCTTTGAAGTCTCTGTAAATGACTTTCTTTTCTGAAGTATGTAAGAAAGCCAAGCCCCGAGCCGCTCCTATGGCAATTTTGAGGCGCAAATCCCAAGAAAGCGGTTCAATAGCGGCACTTCCTAACAAAGCAAAGATGTTGATCAGCGCACCATATTATTACTCGAGCTTTGGTTTTATTGAATTTCAAACACTAATTTCTTACTTCTGAAAAGATGGTTTTCCAAGCTTCCCTTCGGCATAAATTCATAAACGAGTAACAGCTCGTTGTCTTCCGTACAATATCCCAGTAGCTTAACAAGGTTAGGATGAGAAAGCCTTCCTAAAAAGTTCACTTCTGACTGCATTTTTAAGTGACACGGATTATGAGCATTATCTAAAGAATCTAACTGGAAAGCATAAATCAAAATAACTGGCAACAGAAAGGTGGAAAATTTTGACATGAATATTCCTACTACAGTTAGACCTCTGTATAACAGTTATCTTCGTATAAGAATATTTCATCATAACGGCCAAGTTTTCCTTAGAACCACTTTCATATTATGtaattatgttatattatatgttctctataacagcatctcGCTATAGCAGCCAAAAAATATCCGGACAAACAACATTGTTACAAAGAGTTTTGAGTGTACAAATGCGATACATAACTAAGTATACAGAGAAATTTTCTGAAAAAAAGACAGTACACTTTCTTAATTCCAGGGACAACAGAAGCAAAGAACATTGTAACAAAGCAAAACTTGATCTAGCTTGAAATGTATCCAATTGGAACCAATTTAAACTGATTTCATTTGAATTCTCTAAGTTTGACATGAGTTAGAGGAAGACTCAGACATACTTTGGCAGAAAATTCTTGTACTATTCCTTCCTCTTCACATAACAATTACTAGTGAGTTACACAACATAAAGAATATAGTCAGGACATAGTTACCACAAAATTACTAAAGAAGTTCTTACTAGAGAAACTCTGTTTTGTTACACATGTTCTAACAACTCTGGTGGCTAATGGAGAGGACGCAAATGTGTATTAATTTCTTAAAAGGAGTCGTCAGAAGTAGTATTGACAGTTCATTTCGCTATCAAATGTCTATACCTTCCACTCTTCAAATCCTTGAGTGCTCTCGGAGTTCAACTTCTTTATGGCAACGTTCATTCTTCGTGGACAACTTCAAATCAGCAAAACTATAAATCTTTAAATTTGGAATAGGCAATATCTGTCCGGCATTCAAACATGTATTATCGTCACTTGCAGCTGTTGAGAAATGACCATGTCCAGTGCTGGTACTCGTGATGGCCGAATAGCTGTAATTCTTTGATGTGTCTGCACAAATAATACAATTTTGAAATAACATCTTAATTTATAGAAGCTTAAAAAAAACGATTTTCGAAAGCCAAGAAAGCACTTGGAACTTTTAGGAAAAAGAGAAGAGAtagtgaaaattctggctccgaACACCACCATATAAAAAGATAAGAGGGAGTACACAaacaagaagaaaaaggaaattgCAGAGTACCCAATGCAGAAATTTAGTACTAATAAAACAACAAATGCATAATTTGTGCATAAAACAAGCAGAAATTAAAATACCTGAAGAAAAGGGTCTAGCTGAGATCAGGAATTACAATAATTACAATAATTAAGACTCTCCAACAAATTCATTCACGAGAAATTCAAaaatgtcgattttttttttactaattatGTTCATTACACTCTTCTCTTCTTAGTCTGCTAAAAGAAAAtatcacatttctatatttataaaCCTTAAACTTCTCGTGTTACCATTAATGACATGCTCTCATAAGAATAAAGATGTGATACATTTAAAGTTTCACTTTCGTTATGTGCCAAAAATGTGTATCTTTTTAACTCTGTTCACAATCATACACCACCAGTTGCACCACCCTTCTTTAGATAATTACAGTGTGTAgataagtaattttttttaattttttttactatAGTTCTTTGGGCTTCTTTCGTGtgtacttctttatattttgattatattttgatttcCCTTAGTAAAAATCATGGCTCCGTCGCAGAACACTGCcatatgaatatataataaaatGATAAACAAGAAATGATGCAACTGAGAgaagggattcacaagcataagacgacgattttcgaacaagggggagatgatggtgccttgaggtaccgaggcagattgtgtgttccagatgtagatgggcttagagagcgaatcatgtcagaagctcacaactccaggtattccattcacccaggttctactaagatgtatcatgatcttaaggagatttattggtggaatcatatgaagaagaatgtagcagattttgtagctaagtgtccgaattgtcagcaagtgaaagccgaagaCCAGAGGCctagtggcttggctcagaatattgatattcctgtctggaaatgggaaatgatcaatatggattttgtattaggtctacctcgttcagttAGGAGACAtaactctatttgggtgatcattgatcggcttactaagtcggcacactttttgccagtcaagaccacagattcagcagaagatatGTAtaggataatcaattaaatttatgagtgaggtataggatatgtggttgaactttaatctattcttgCTTGAGAGAAAATGGCTCAAAATGAGCTATAAGTAAACTGAAAAGTGATTGATGGGTTGTAATAATGTGTGTATTAAATAGTATATGATATTGCTTTATTGAACAAATATAAGAAGAACACaatgaatccggaccaaaattaGATAATAAGTAAGAGAATgttgtatattttgctattatAATATGTGCTAGATCTGAgaagccaacccctaaaagtagggtaatgacccctatttatagttttgcctcgtGGGCTTCATACATCATAAGACCCTAAAGAATAAAGAataaccctaaaatggataagtttggtcgtacggtctgacacccgtacgattggcagcaCAATATGGCAGAACgatattgacgcgtggcaattgtgtaacggatcactcGGACCAACGACCATGATCAAATGGACCGACGGtcatgatcaaacggaccaacgaccacgaccaactcggctatggagaagccGAACCAAATGATTCCCTTCCTTTtcttcggttcaagcactcctccggtccagaaagaaagtcttcgtgcacgtgcttgtccctttcttccctcggtctccggtcttactggtttaacatatatccgatttttaccgtatacaaatagtccccacacttcctggACCGTAGTTTTAttggagtaacgggaagtggatgaataaaAAACCGGTGGTTCCGAatgctcgttcttatcttttcattttggcgggaacagttgcgtcacgttccgtctgtcatcagccacgtgtctcatcccgggtGGTCAGCTCTGACAATCGCCGTAACGCACAtcgtttcaagtcacttctcattaattatggtACACGTGGctctccccggttggctgggttCTGTAACCGCATcgatcccatgcctatataacgtCCTTTACCTCTTAATTTGAACATTTTTACCTCTTCAACTCACTTCTTCTCTGTTTTCAGTTCTTCGCTTCTTCTCCATTTCACTTCTTCACTTATCATCTTTCAACtcacatttcttgttgattcgCTTCTTATACTACATAAAAAGGAACGATTCTGCCAACTTCTCCACTAGTCGTTCTTGTGTGTTGCTGCTTCTTCCTCTCATTCTTTTCCATTTTTGAATTCTGTGACTGTTCCCTTACTCCACTTTTTAACTTCCTTTTCGAATTCACCCAATCTCtcttctccatattttcaaatgtctgccaacatcGAAACCACTTCtcatgatgttccctcggtttcgtctcaaggaaccgagccaacttcaccGCCTAAGGCAAAAATCACCCTCGAGCCCACGACTTTGGATATTGTTCCGTCCAaacctaatttcaacaaagatttcgaggttgaaaaaccttcttcggtatccgatagagggtttgataTGAGatgatatccctcatccattaccgaggataaactcgacttagtccgggctgattgtggaTGGGACAACCGCTCAAtccaagtttttgcccccgggccagACGAATTAGTCACCGACCATCGGAAGGGCTTCTTATATgtttatacttatcctttcaccctcaagctcgaccccccgattgatccggtcatcttagatatgtgccggacttataacgtaaccttggcacagattggtccgattgtttggagggtcgtggcctgCATCTGGCTGTTAGCCAATAATACAGAACAGGaattcacgctggcccacttaatacggttatactccccgaggttgttccggggtggtgtaataaaactcacaaagcgtagccggaatccaattttttcaaaaatggacgaagatagagaccagggctggttggagcgatatgtccgggtgcggacctcggacattattccggacaactacatgccttttccggaaaggtggaataataatcTCAAGTCTGAACTCTTTTAATAATTGTTTTTGTATGTTTTGTCGAACTTCAGTTCTTCCACCTTCTCATTACTTGCCTTCTTAATTATATTAGCCGTGGGTtagattcctccggtcgtccggaatctcaacgaatgggttactgctctcctcagccaacatgcccacgacgatcggacgtggggacacctgtcacgtggctgatgggtcgcccagaaccacggtaatactttgcttctatccgtactcattgcatcttctacccttctgtaacatcttcgattttcaggtttacctaagggTTCGGTGGATCCAAGGCTGGAGTCAGCAGCTGAACCAGCAgcgtcggcacccgagttcgattcagcgggtgcATCTTGTATCCTTGTTGCCGCTGCCAAGAGAAAAATGCCCTtggacaaagggcagaaatcgAAGAAAAGGGcaaggagcgtcgttaggactttaagggatgaagcagagcccgagctcctcgttcggaggatcagtgtggccccttccgtggctcccGTTCCGGAGGAGGGTATCATCGTTCCACCATTTTCTGCAAccggggaaggaccttcagctccggcattacacacaggtggggaagaaattcattacccgactcctttaaggtcgattgaattcgttgatatttcaggtgatgattcttccgaagaaacccccctGCAACGGACAAGAAGACCCGGGAAGGCAACTGCTGCCGAAGCTGGTCAAAGaactgagccggtccccgagaccgaagtCCCCACGGATGTTGGTCCGCTGCCCGACTATGAGACTGCCGCAATTTCGGAAATCCTTGCCTTTGTCGAAGCTGCTGAGGTCCCTCCGAGTTCTCCAATTCCGGCTTCAAGATCGGATGAatttgatgacatgttctcggaaactcctcctgctaccggcaaagctgctggtttcggacatctcccgatccctcgagctacgagggcggctagtcggaccaccgagtccggtgctagggatagcttagtgcgcacctttccggccccaagtgtggaaccgagaaggacaaggtcggctgtgatcaccgttcccgaggattgcagctttctttctcgcccggtgggtgtggcgagctacctgaggccccttgtctcggactcggacaaacgaaAGATGAACGAAGTTCCTTAGCAGTGTCTCATCAACAAGGGTATGCACGCGGGaaatcgagtaagtttatcagccatccttgcataatttcattgagaattttaatctcgtttattcaagtttttaacttgcttcatttaCAGAGTATGGTGCTCGTCAACGAGGATttcgtccgtgcccagcaagaggtggacgatctcaagggccaactggTCGCTCAAAGCCGAGAGACGGAGAAATTTCtgcaccttctgcgggtgaaggaggatgagttgaaccaagcagttactctttccaacctccgactCGAGCTCGATGCAAAAAAGGCTGAAAATCGTCGATTAAAGGGTGAGCTGAccgagatggtcgaatataaccggcgtctcgaagcggacaagatcagccttagccgagacaacactcgtttatcctcaaggcttggtgagcttgAAACCATCATcactcaactccgggaggagctggactctgtcaagtccgatgctacgagcatggccgagaggcatcggctgaTCGAACTtgagagtgcccggtacaaagagcgtatgagggtgcttgaggagaaggcggagaagagggcccagtTATGTGATGATCTAAAAACCGAGCTCGAGGAGACGGTTGATGCTAATGACTCTcttaaggccgagctcgagtcgtaCATTCAAATGCAAAAGGTCCTCGAAGAAGATCGAGACGTACGGGtggcaaagttagcccaggccgaagCCGATTTGGGAGA
Protein-coding sequences here:
- the LOC132617496 gene encoding probable serine/threonine-protein kinase PIX13, giving the protein MNVAIKKLNSESTQGFEEWKSEVNFLGRLSHPNLVKLLGYCTEDNELLLVYEFMPKGSLENHLFRRSAAIEPLSWDLRLKIAIGAARGLAFLHTSEKKVIYRDFKASNILLDGNYNAKISDFGLAKLGPSGGNSHVTTRVMGTYGYAAPEYVETGHLYIKSDVYGFGVVLLEMLTGLRSLDTKRPNGQEKLVEWVKRMLSNKRKLKSIMDPRMEGQYSSKAATLAAQITLKCLEGVPKNRPSMKEVMDVLEQIEAMKEKPKESRRKSEHSSSHRHRQSPRSCQSPRQTGQEKV